In a genomic window of Nostoc sp. UHCC 0870:
- the trxB gene encoding thioredoxin-disulfide reductase, which produces MTNQTVENLVIIGSGPAGYTAAIYAGRANLKPVVFEGFQVGGLPGGQLMTTTEVENFPGFPQGITGPELMDRMKAQAERWGAELYTEDVISVDLSQRPFTIRSEEREVKAHTIIIATGATAKRLGLPSEHQFWSRGISACAICDGATPIFHGAELAVVGAGDSAAEESIYLTKYGSKVNLLVRSDKMRASKAMQDRLLSNPKIQVHWNTEAVDIFGSGHMEGITVRNRKTGEETKLSAKGLFYAIGHTPNTALFKGQLELDEVGYIVTKHGSPETSVEGVFAAGDVQDHEYRQAITAAGSGCAAALLAERWLSANALIHEFHQQLTINNELEPQPTAQKTEAEQAAEFDLAVTRHEGGYALRKLFHESDRLLVVKYVSPGCGPCHTLKPILNKVVVEFESKIHFVEIDIDKDREIAENAGVTGTPTIQFFKNQELLKEIKGVKQKSEYRQLIETNL; this is translated from the coding sequence ATGACTAATCAGACTGTAGAGAACTTAGTAATTATCGGTTCTGGGCCAGCAGGTTACACTGCGGCTATATATGCTGGACGAGCTAATTTAAAACCTGTGGTATTTGAAGGTTTCCAAGTTGGGGGATTACCTGGTGGTCAATTAATGACGACAACGGAAGTAGAGAATTTTCCGGGATTTCCCCAAGGGATAACGGGGCCGGAACTTATGGATAGGATGAAGGCGCAGGCGGAGCGTTGGGGGGCTGAGTTATATACTGAGGATGTGATTTCAGTTGATTTGAGTCAGCGTCCTTTTACTATCCGCTCAGAAGAAAGGGAAGTCAAGGCTCACACTATAATTATTGCCACTGGTGCGACAGCTAAACGTTTGGGTTTACCCAGTGAACATCAATTCTGGAGTCGGGGAATTTCTGCTTGTGCAATTTGCGATGGTGCTACGCCAATTTTCCACGGTGCAGAATTAGCGGTGGTTGGTGCTGGTGACTCGGCGGCGGAGGAGTCTATTTATTTAACTAAGTATGGCTCGAAAGTGAATTTGTTAGTGCGTTCTGATAAGATGCGGGCTTCTAAAGCCATGCAAGACCGACTGTTGAGTAATCCTAAAATCCAAGTGCATTGGAACACCGAGGCTGTAGATATATTCGGTAGCGGTCACATGGAAGGGATAACAGTCCGTAATAGAAAAACTGGGGAAGAAACCAAACTGTCAGCTAAGGGTTTATTCTACGCCATTGGTCACACGCCTAATACTGCTTTATTTAAAGGGCAATTGGAACTAGACGAAGTGGGTTACATTGTCACTAAACATGGTTCACCAGAAACTAGTGTAGAGGGTGTATTTGCTGCTGGTGACGTGCAAGACCATGAATATCGCCAAGCAATTACGGCGGCTGGTAGTGGCTGTGCGGCGGCGTTGTTGGCGGAACGTTGGTTGTCTGCTAATGCTTTGATTCACGAGTTCCATCAACAGCTGACTATTAATAATGAGTTAGAACCTCAGCCAACTGCTCAGAAAACTGAAGCCGAACAAGCGGCGGAGTTTGATTTAGCTGTAACTCGCCATGAGGGGGGTTATGCTCTAAGGAAATTATTCCACGAAAGCGATCGCCTACTCGTTGTCAAATACGTCTCCCCTGGTTGTGGCCCTTGTCACACCCTCAAGCCGATTTTAAATAAAGTAGTGGTCGAATTTGAAAGTAAAATCCACTTTGTAGAAATCGACATCGACAAAGACCGCGAAATTGCCGAAAATGCCGGCGTAACAGGAACACCAACAATACAGTTTTTCAAAAATCAAGAACTATTAAAGGAAATCAAAGGCGTTAAGCAAAAAAGTGAGTATCGCCAATTGATTGAAACTAATCTTTGA
- a CDS encoding peptidoglycan-binding protein, with amino-acid sequence MRLYRSSILIITYFSCLGFYLNPASATTPKVWYLAQVSSTRPTKPVVLTPGSQGSDVRTLQTQLKELGYYDDLIDGKYGQSTKSAVVQFQTAKGLKRVDGFADLTTQKTLQAAFAAKKSQLAISPRTETANSTIPSTTKPQSDQSNLIWWLILVLGTLGSIGAILFLLRLYEQNQAEKLPENSGIRALSPAQENKVPLTLQEVEKTSVNQENTVQFTNSPTASASISSTTEMPVETTSRITKLSIVDELIRDLRSTDPSKRHKAIWDLGQQGDSRAIQPLVNLLIDADSQQRSLILASLSEINIRTLKPINRALAVSMQDDSPKVRQNAIRDLTRVYDMMGQMSQMLNHALDDPDAEVQATARYALTQMNRMRSVSNSQISPGDSQDGQGTRE; translated from the coding sequence ATGAGGCTATACCGCTCCTCAATTTTAATCATCACCTATTTTTCTTGCCTGGGTTTTTACTTAAATCCCGCCAGCGCAACCACACCTAAAGTCTGGTATCTGGCACAAGTCAGTTCTACTAGACCCACTAAGCCGGTTGTTCTCACACCAGGTAGTCAAGGGTCAGATGTGCGAACACTGCAAACTCAATTAAAGGAGTTAGGGTACTATGATGACCTGATAGATGGGAAATACGGTCAAAGTACAAAAAGTGCTGTAGTTCAATTCCAGACAGCCAAGGGTTTAAAAAGGGTAGATGGTTTTGCAGACCTGACAACCCAAAAGACTCTGCAAGCAGCATTTGCAGCCAAAAAAAGTCAACTAGCGATTTCTCCTCGGACTGAAACCGCCAATTCAACCATCCCATCCACTACCAAACCCCAGTCCGACCAAAGCAATTTGATTTGGTGGTTAATATTGGTTTTAGGAACTTTAGGAAGTATTGGGGCTATCCTGTTCTTACTGAGATTGTATGAGCAAAACCAAGCAGAAAAATTACCTGAAAACTCAGGGATAAGAGCTTTAAGTCCAGCTCAAGAAAATAAAGTTCCACTGACTTTACAAGAAGTTGAAAAAACATCGGTTAACCAAGAAAATACAGTTCAATTCACAAATTCACCTACAGCCAGCGCATCAATTTCTTCTACAACAGAAATGCCTGTAGAAACCACTTCTCGTATAACCAAACTCAGCATTGTTGATGAATTAATTAGAGATTTACGTAGTACCGACCCCAGCAAGCGACACAAAGCTATCTGGGATTTAGGTCAGCAAGGCGATTCACGAGCAATTCAGCCATTGGTAAACCTGTTGATTGATGCTGATTCTCAACAACGCAGTTTAATTTTGGCTTCTTTGTCAGAAATTAACATCCGCACACTCAAACCCATCAACCGGGCTTTAGCCGTCTCCATGCAAGATGACAGTCCAAAAGTCAGGCAAAATGCCATCCGTGACTTAACCCGTGTGTATGACATGATGGGACAAATGAGCCAAATGTTAAACCATGCCCTTGATGACCCTGATGCTGAAGTCCAGGCTACAGCAAGATACGCTCTTACTCAAATGAATAGAATGCGGAGTGTATCTAATAGTCAGATTTCACCAGGAGATAGTCAAGATGGGCAGGGGACAAGGGAATAA